In Anseongella ginsenosidimutans, one genomic interval encodes:
- a CDS encoding DUF5722 domain-containing protein, whose translation MNNSLFRCVAAITLLFEALFLFPGQALAQDGYLQLSAENANDIELSEAGAGACRVEATGGDPYLFTAPLSAPLEKGRSVLTFEYFSAGYLDKFQVFFGPPISENNSLSGELGVREGWTSYSLDLSRVLNDWGKKGDFLRLDLGSTPGYQLQIRNIHFRKPNAEEQARAANYEKNKRRQAVQKVALKKYLYNDYPLELTRVSVKTDSIIIEGTLFKTGGKLFLAEVPLHEDIAWEASFEYLFDIPAEFQFDIPAGKSKVFAGTPESTAEHSGVKRNASAPVAKTGMTAGKTGFRMAIPRYRLADDHQADRLLSKWVIVEKEGKDVRLLSHARYADHIESLYDLPEKHLAGKKGIGGFHAGKYTSDLDSLGITSVTVNMWISKMLRSQPSDNTISFEYGGKTYYADKNWVERHDRTLQETAKRDILVSSIVLIDKAVNTPDKTIGAIMEHPDCDPAGIYSMANMTSAEGVEYYAAAMDFLAKRYSRPDKQFGRIHHWIVHNEVDAGWVWTNMGEADTLLFMDTYHKSMRLVQNIARQYNPHSKAFITLTHYWNWTLDKHFYLSKDLLEILLEYSSLEGDFDWGIAHHPYPESLFEPKSWEDEKVDYTFDTPLITFKNIEVLDAWVKQPFTMYLGKHKRTVFLSEQGPNSRDYSAKSLAEQAASMAYVWKKMEVLDGIEAFQFHNWMDNRGEGGLRIGLRRFPDDEEDPAGKKPVWYVFRDLGTPAQEKAIEFAKDVIGIDDWEEVRYRKAVE comes from the coding sequence ATGAATAATAGCCTTTTCCGCTGCGTGGCAGCCATTACTTTGCTTTTTGAAGCGTTATTTTTATTCCCCGGACAGGCGCTTGCGCAGGACGGTTATTTGCAGCTTTCTGCTGAAAATGCCAACGATATCGAACTTTCGGAAGCAGGGGCGGGCGCCTGCCGGGTGGAAGCAACCGGAGGCGATCCCTATTTGTTTACCGCGCCTCTTTCAGCTCCGCTCGAAAAAGGCCGCAGCGTACTTACTTTCGAATATTTCTCTGCCGGTTACCTGGACAAGTTTCAGGTGTTTTTTGGCCCACCAATTTCTGAAAATAACAGCCTTAGCGGCGAACTCGGCGTACGGGAAGGCTGGACGAGTTACTCACTGGACCTCAGCCGTGTATTGAATGACTGGGGAAAGAAAGGCGATTTTCTAAGGCTGGATCTTGGAAGCACGCCAGGTTACCAGCTGCAGATCCGGAATATCCATTTCAGGAAACCGAATGCGGAGGAACAAGCCCGTGCGGCCAATTACGAAAAAAATAAGCGCCGGCAAGCTGTGCAAAAGGTGGCGCTGAAGAAATACCTTTACAATGATTATCCGCTGGAACTCACCCGGGTTTCGGTAAAGACGGACTCGATAATTATAGAAGGCACGTTGTTCAAGACCGGAGGCAAGCTTTTTCTGGCCGAAGTGCCGTTACATGAAGATATTGCCTGGGAGGCTTCCTTCGAATATCTTTTTGATATCCCCGCTGAATTTCAGTTTGACATTCCTGCCGGGAAATCGAAGGTTTTCGCAGGAACGCCGGAAAGCACGGCGGAGCATTCCGGCGTTAAGAGAAATGCCTCAGCACCTGTGGCAAAAACTGGCATGACGGCGGGTAAAACCGGGTTCCGGATGGCAATTCCGCGTTACCGGCTTGCAGACGATCACCAGGCTGATCGTCTGCTATCCAAATGGGTCATTGTTGAGAAGGAGGGCAAGGACGTCCGGCTATTATCTCATGCGCGATATGCGGATCATATCGAATCGCTATACGACCTGCCTGAAAAACACCTGGCGGGTAAGAAGGGCATAGGCGGCTTTCATGCCGGTAAATATACCAGCGACCTCGATTCCCTGGGCATTACCAGTGTCACGGTGAACATGTGGATATCGAAAATGCTGCGTTCTCAGCCCTCAGACAATACCATTTCCTTTGAATACGGCGGAAAAACTTACTATGCCGACAAAAACTGGGTGGAACGCCATGACCGTACCCTGCAGGAGACGGCCAAACGGGACATACTGGTTTCGTCCATTGTCCTGATCGATAAAGCGGTAAATACCCCTGATAAGACAATCGGGGCTATTATGGAGCATCCGGACTGCGATCCTGCGGGTATTTACAGCATGGCGAATATGACTTCGGCTGAAGGAGTGGAATATTACGCGGCGGCCATGGACTTCCTGGCAAAGCGTTACAGCCGCCCGGATAAACAATTTGGGCGGATCCACCACTGGATCGTTCATAATGAAGTGGACGCCGGCTGGGTATGGACGAATATGGGAGAGGCTGATACATTGCTTTTCATGGATACCTATCATAAATCCATGCGCCTGGTGCAGAATATAGCCCGGCAATACAACCCTCATTCAAAAGCTTTTATTACGCTTACTCATTACTGGAACTGGACCCTGGATAAACATTTCTACCTTTCCAAAGACCTGCTGGAAATACTGCTGGAATATTCTTCGCTGGAAGGAGATTTTGACTGGGGAATTGCTCATCATCCTTACCCGGAATCGCTTTTCGAGCCTAAAAGCTGGGAAGACGAAAAAGTGGATTACACCTTTGATACCCCGCTGATCACGTTCAAAAACATTGAGGTGCTTGACGCCTGGGTAAAGCAGCCTTTCACCATGTACCTGGGAAAGCATAAACGGACAGTTTTTCTTTCCGAGCAAGGTCCTAATTCCAGGGACTATAGCGCAAAGAGTTTAGCCGAACAGGCCGCAAGTATGGCTTACGTCTGGAAAAAGATGGAAGTACTGGATGGCATTGAGGCTTTTCAGTTTCATAACTGGATGGATAACAGGGGAGAAGGAGGGCTGCGTATCGGGCTGCGGCGGTTCCCGGATGATGAAGAGGATCCGGCAGGCAAAAAGCCGGTTTGGTATGTGTTCCGTGACCTTGGCACGCCGGCGCAGGAAAAAGCCATTGAATTTGCGAAGGACGTTATTGGGATTGATGATTGGGAAGAGGTTCGGTATCGGAAGGCTGTTGAATGA
- a CDS encoding alpha-L-rhamnosidase C-terminal domain-containing protein: MIKRMIIIALVWGSLLSYDVLAQLPPVFGEKYEELTQDDPRVRKYISPLRIVWQSDESGKTIENAAKLLKPGNGQAELINNDLCILRSTDTEKPGILLDFGKELHGGLQLVTGMMASKDPVKVRIRFGESVSEAMSDIDTINGATNDHAMRDFIVELPWLGSLQVGNSGFRFVRIDLVDPNVELLLKEARAVFIYRDVPYLGSFKSNDERLNQIWETGAYTVHLNMQQYLWDGIKRDRLVWVGDLHPEVMTVNAVFGYNEVVPKSLDLIRDATPLPQWMNGISSYSLWWIIIHRDWYNYHGDLEYLKEQEEYLKGLLSLLLTKIDGNKEALDGMRFLDWPSSENEKAIHAGLQALMVMALDAGAELSQVLGENTTAGQCEDAVARLRKHVPDHGDSKQAAAMLTLAGMMDGKKANKQVIAVGGAENFSTFYGYYMLHAKAVAGDYQGALDNIREYWGGMLDLGATTFWEDFDLSWLENAAPIDEIVPEGKTDVHAAYGNYSYKQLRHSLCHGWASGPTSWLTRHVLGVSVVEPGSKVIRIEPHLADLEWVEGTFPTPYGAVKIKHTKKADGSIATEVDAPDEVKVLK; this comes from the coding sequence ATGATAAAAAGAATGATCATTATTGCTCTTGTGTGGGGTTCCCTGCTTTCTTATGATGTCCTTGCTCAGCTTCCTCCTGTGTTTGGAGAAAAGTATGAAGAGCTGACCCAGGATGATCCGAGGGTCAGGAAATATATCAGCCCGCTGCGTATCGTATGGCAGTCGGATGAAAGCGGAAAAACCATTGAAAATGCCGCCAAATTGCTGAAACCGGGAAACGGGCAGGCGGAACTCATTAATAATGATCTCTGTATTCTCAGGAGTACGGATACGGAAAAGCCGGGCATTCTCCTGGATTTTGGAAAAGAGCTTCACGGAGGGCTGCAGCTGGTTACCGGCATGATGGCCAGCAAGGACCCGGTAAAAGTACGTATCCGTTTCGGTGAGTCGGTGAGCGAGGCGATGTCGGATATCGACACGATTAACGGAGCTACCAATGACCATGCCATGCGGGACTTTATCGTGGAACTTCCCTGGCTGGGTTCCCTGCAGGTAGGGAATTCCGGGTTTCGCTTCGTGAGGATAGACCTGGTGGACCCGAATGTGGAATTACTGCTGAAAGAGGCAAGGGCGGTTTTTATTTATCGTGATGTTCCCTACCTGGGCTCATTTAAGAGCAATGACGAGCGGCTGAACCAGATATGGGAAACGGGGGCTTACACCGTGCATCTGAACATGCAGCAATATCTCTGGGACGGTATCAAGCGCGACCGCCTGGTATGGGTAGGAGACCTGCATCCCGAGGTAATGACGGTGAATGCCGTTTTTGGCTATAATGAAGTGGTGCCGAAAAGCCTGGACCTGATCCGGGACGCCACTCCTTTGCCGCAATGGATGAACGGGATCAGCTCTTATTCCCTCTGGTGGATTATCATTCACCGCGACTGGTACAATTACCACGGTGACCTGGAATACCTGAAAGAACAGGAAGAATACCTCAAGGGACTGCTGTCCCTGTTGCTGACCAAAATTGACGGCAACAAGGAAGCGCTGGACGGCATGCGCTTCCTGGACTGGCCTTCCAGCGAAAATGAGAAGGCTATTCACGCCGGTTTGCAGGCGCTCATGGTAATGGCCCTGGATGCGGGCGCTGAGCTGAGCCAGGTGTTGGGAGAGAATACGACCGCCGGGCAATGTGAAGACGCGGTGGCCCGTTTGCGGAAACACGTACCGGATCACGGCGATTCGAAGCAGGCTGCTGCCATGCTTACCCTGGCGGGAATGATGGATGGTAAAAAAGCGAACAAGCAAGTGATCGCCGTAGGCGGTGCGGAGAATTTTTCCACCTTCTATGGATATTATATGCTTCACGCAAAAGCAGTCGCCGGCGATTACCAGGGCGCCCTGGATAATATCAGGGAATACTGGGGCGGCATGCTTGACCTGGGCGCCACTACCTTCTGGGAAGATTTCGACTTATCCTGGCTGGAAAATGCCGCTCCCATCGATGAAATTGTTCCCGAGGGAAAAACGGATGTCCATGCCGCTTATGGAAATTACAGCTATAAGCAGCTTCGACACAGCCTTTGCCACGGATGGGCATCCGGCCCCACTTCCTGGCTCACCCGTCACGTGCTGGGAGTCAGCGTAGTTGAACCTGGTAGCAAGGTCATCCGCATTGAGCCGCACCTGGCAGACCTGGAATGGGTAGAAGGAACCTTTCCCACTCCCTACGGCGCAGTAAAGATCAAGCACACGAAAAAAGCAGACGGCAGTATTGCTACGGAAGTGGATGCGCCGGATGAGGTGAAGGTGTTGAAATAA
- a CDS encoding PDDEXK nuclease domain-containing protein, whose product MKNFEHLLSTIENVHQNLQGVAVNAVNQALTMRNWLIGYYIVEFEQSGEDRAKYGTGLIENVANKLSHIKGIDKRSLFRFREFYLFYPQLREILSDHISGNKILETLRTKDSLRIVGTVSPQLEKELQVPPDKLISKLSYSHLELLLNIDDPLKRTFYEVECIKGTWSVRELKRQINSLYFERSGLSSHPEKLANMIRQKIVPQAPKDVIKNVYAFEFLDISTRSVVEESDLETALLDHLQQFIIELGNGFCLEARQKRILIGESYYFIDLVFYHRILKSHILLELKIGAFEHGDIGQLNTYLNYYKDEVCEDNDNPPVGILLVAEKDHALVKYATAGMDENLFIQKYMVRLPDMDHLKKHIEEELRNLITDNKTF is encoded by the coding sequence ATGAAAAATTTTGAACATCTCCTGTCCACTATTGAAAACGTTCACCAAAACTTGCAGGGTGTTGCAGTTAATGCAGTCAATCAGGCATTAACTATGAGAAATTGGTTAATTGGGTATTACATTGTTGAATTTGAACAAAGCGGGGAAGACAGGGCAAAATACGGGACAGGCTTAATTGAAAACGTTGCGAATAAATTAAGCCATATCAAGGGAATCGATAAGCGATCCCTTTTTAGATTTAGAGAATTCTATCTCTTTTACCCTCAATTACGCGAAATACTGTCCGACCATATATCCGGCAATAAGATTCTTGAGACGCTGCGTACAAAAGATAGTCTCAGAATTGTGGGAACAGTGTCCCCACAATTAGAAAAAGAATTACAAGTTCCACCAGATAAGCTTATATCGAAACTTTCCTATTCTCATCTGGAATTATTACTAAACATTGATGACCCACTAAAACGCACATTTTATGAAGTCGAATGCATCAAAGGGACGTGGAGTGTTCGAGAACTGAAACGACAAATTAACAGCCTATATTTTGAACGAAGCGGTCTTTCCAGCCATCCTGAAAAACTGGCTAATATGATTCGACAAAAAATAGTCCCACAGGCTCCAAAAGACGTAATAAAAAATGTCTATGCGTTTGAGTTTTTGGATATCTCTACCCGTTCCGTGGTAGAAGAATCTGATTTAGAAACAGCTTTACTTGATCATTTACAACAGTTTATCATTGAGTTGGGCAACGGCTTTTGTTTGGAAGCGCGCCAAAAAAGAATTTTGATCGGAGAAAGCTACTACTTTATTGATTTGGTTTTCTATCATCGGATATTGAAGAGTCATATACTCCTGGAACTTAAAATAGGCGCATTTGAACACGGAGATATCGGGCAACTTAATACCTATTTGAATTATTATAAAGATGAAGTTTGCGAAGACAACGATAACCCTCCGGTTGGAATTCTCCTTGTTGCGGAAAAAGATCACGCTTTGGTTAAATATGCTACTGCGGGAATGGATGAAAACCTTTTCATTCAAAAATATATGGTGCGGCTGCCTGACATGGATCATTTAAAAAAGCACATTGAAGAAGAGCTAAGGAACTTAATAACAGACAATAAAACGTTTTAA
- a CDS encoding WG repeat-containing protein, with amino-acid sequence MPAVFCQPVVVRQPVVFFDATIPASHSSIRKPTVGTMERILLILVFLMFSGKLSLAQSPKPDHIQVISDFKDDLAIALDTETHKEGIISKMGDLLVEPIYNDITRFPNGFFKIITFKKKQRVGLADTSGKIIVKPKKFSSIWLAKKPDGADKFQFTKESSEKVYYLAENGKVEVDWSY; translated from the coding sequence TTGCCTGCAGTTTTTTGCCAGCCGGTAGTTGTTCGTCAACCCGTCGTTTTCTTTGATGCAACCATTCCGGCTTCACATTCATCTATTAGAAAACCAACTGTCGGCACAATGGAGCGAATACTACTCATTCTTGTCTTTTTAATGTTCAGCGGGAAACTCTCTCTCGCACAAAGCCCGAAACCGGACCACATACAGGTCATTAGCGATTTTAAAGACGATCTTGCTATCGCCTTGGATACAGAAACGCATAAAGAAGGAATTATCAGCAAAATGGGAGATTTACTCGTGGAACCCATCTACAACGACATTACTCGTTTTCCGAATGGCTTTTTCAAAATTATTACTTTCAAAAAAAAACAACGCGTCGGCCTGGCAGACACCAGCGGCAAAATCATTGTAAAACCTAAAAAATTCTCTTCCATCTGGCTCGCAAAAAAGCCAGACGGCGCTGATAAATTCCAGTTTACAAAGGAATCCTCGGAGAAAGTATACTACCTGGCAGAAAACGGAAAGGTCGAAGTTGACTGGAGCTATTGA
- a CDS encoding bifunctional riboflavin kinase/FAD synthetase, protein MKVYHSFEQYRPVPNPILTVGTFDGVHYGHQKILERLKDIARQNHGETVILTFFPHPRMILHPEDTSLKLLSTVEEKIRLLEKAGIDHLLLIPFTRDFSNLSSIQFIEEILVKTIGVKKLVIGYDHRFGKNREGTFEELKANGAKYGFDVEEIPEQDINHVAVSSTKIRTALASGKAAIANEYLGYAYPICGQVVKGDQLGRKLGYPTANLFVEESYKLIPRDGIYAVNVLLGARRLQGMLYIGHRPTINGMARNIEVNIFDFREEIYYQRLTLELLKFIREDQKFDTLEALTAQIGRDKEDCLQFFASR, encoded by the coding sequence ATGAAAGTTTATCATAGTTTCGAACAATACCGGCCGGTTCCCAACCCAATCCTTACCGTAGGCACTTTTGACGGGGTCCACTACGGACATCAGAAAATTCTTGAAAGACTAAAGGATATCGCCCGGCAAAACCACGGAGAAACTGTGATCCTGACCTTTTTTCCTCATCCCCGGATGATCCTGCACCCGGAAGACACCTCCCTGAAACTTCTCAGCACCGTGGAAGAAAAGATCCGGCTCCTGGAAAAAGCCGGCATCGATCATTTGCTCCTCATCCCCTTTACCCGCGATTTCTCCAACCTGAGTTCTATTCAGTTCATCGAAGAAATTCTGGTAAAGACCATTGGGGTAAAGAAACTGGTAATCGGCTACGACCACCGTTTCGGAAAAAACCGGGAAGGCACGTTTGAAGAACTAAAGGCCAACGGCGCTAAATATGGCTTTGATGTGGAAGAGATCCCCGAACAGGACATTAACCACGTAGCCGTCAGTTCCACCAAAATCCGGACCGCCCTGGCTTCTGGCAAAGCAGCCATCGCTAACGAATACCTCGGCTATGCATATCCCATATGCGGCCAGGTGGTGAAAGGAGATCAGCTGGGAAGAAAGCTGGGCTACCCCACCGCGAACCTGTTCGTAGAAGAATCGTACAAACTAATTCCCAGGGACGGCATCTATGCCGTAAACGTGCTGCTCGGAGCCAGGAGGCTGCAAGGAATGCTTTACATCGGCCACCGCCCAACCATCAACGGCATGGCCCGCAACATCGAAGTCAATATTTTCGACTTCCGCGAGGAAATCTATTACCAGCGCCTGACCCTCGAACTCCTGAAATTTATCCGCGAAGACCAAAAATTCGACACACTGGAAGCCCTGACAGCCCAGATCGGCCGGGATAAAGAAGATTGCCTGCAGTTTTTTGCCAGCCGGTAG
- the truB gene encoding tRNA pseudouridine(55) synthase TruB — MNLGKKASDFDFEEGEILLFNKPLHWTSFDVVNKVRQVLKKYTGQKKLKVGHAGTLDPLATGLLLICSGKMTKSIDKFQGQEKEYTGTMLLGATTPSFDLETAIDRRFDISHLKEGELHAAAQTLTGEIEQVAPAFSALKIEGERAYEKARRGEKPVIRARKVHIPVFELTAIRRPEVDFRVICSKGTYIRSLMHDFGQALNNGACLTVLTRTRIGDFKLSSAWEVNDFVQMIKAEGNESLS, encoded by the coding sequence ATGAACCTCGGTAAAAAAGCAAGTGATTTCGATTTTGAAGAAGGGGAAATATTGTTATTCAACAAACCGCTGCACTGGACTTCATTTGATGTGGTAAACAAGGTTCGCCAGGTATTGAAGAAATACACTGGCCAGAAAAAGCTCAAAGTAGGCCATGCCGGAACGCTGGACCCGCTGGCTACCGGTTTGCTGCTTATCTGCAGCGGCAAAATGACCAAAAGCATCGACAAATTTCAGGGGCAGGAAAAAGAATACACCGGAACCATGTTACTGGGTGCGACCACCCCTTCCTTTGACCTTGAAACAGCAATTGACCGGCGTTTTGACATCAGCCATCTCAAAGAAGGCGAGCTGCATGCCGCCGCACAAACGCTCACCGGGGAGATTGAGCAGGTAGCGCCAGCCTTCTCCGCGCTGAAAATCGAAGGCGAAAGAGCTTATGAAAAGGCGCGACGAGGAGAAAAGCCTGTTATCCGGGCCCGTAAAGTACATATTCCTGTCTTTGAACTCACCGCCATCCGCCGGCCAGAAGTGGACTTTCGCGTCATTTGCAGCAAGGGGACTTATATTCGCTCCCTGATGCATGATTTCGGCCAGGCCCTGAACAACGGCGCCTGCCTGACTGTTTTAACACGTACCCGCATTGGTGATTTCAAGCTCTCCAGCGCCTGGGAGGTAAACGATTTTGTTCAAATGATCAAAGCCGAAGGAAATGAAAGTTTATCATAG
- a CDS encoding undecaprenyl-diphosphate phosphatase — MTIFQAIILAIIEGLTEFLPVSSTGHMIIGSSLMGIATLEFTKVFTVAIQFGTILSVVALYWKRFFQSFEFYGKLLIGVIPAAVIGLLLSDWIDLMLENVVIVAVMLLLGGIVFLLLDKWFERSENNPDKTLTYGNAFRIGLFQCIAMIPGVSRSASTIIGGLVQKLNKKQAAEFSFFLAVPTMFAATCKKLYDFHELGFEFTGDYLLLLLIGNVVGFVVAILAIKSFISYLTRHGFKLFGYYRIAVGLLILGLYLAGVDLQIV, encoded by the coding sequence ATGACCATTTTCCAGGCCATTATCCTCGCGATCATCGAGGGTCTTACGGAATTTCTCCCTGTTTCGTCCACCGGCCACATGATCATCGGCTCTTCGCTGATGGGCATTGCCACGCTTGAGTTCACGAAAGTATTTACCGTTGCCATTCAATTCGGCACCATCCTTTCGGTGGTGGCCTTATACTGGAAGCGCTTTTTCCAGAGTTTTGAGTTTTACGGGAAGCTGCTCATAGGCGTTATACCCGCCGCCGTTATCGGCTTGTTGCTTTCCGACTGGATTGACCTGATGCTGGAAAATGTAGTGATAGTGGCCGTCATGCTGTTGCTGGGCGGTATTGTATTCCTGCTGCTGGATAAATGGTTTGAACGCTCGGAAAACAACCCCGATAAAACACTCACTTACGGGAACGCTTTCCGGATCGGCCTGTTTCAATGTATTGCCATGATACCGGGAGTGTCCCGCTCCGCTTCCACCATAATTGGCGGACTGGTTCAGAAATTAAATAAAAAACAGGCGGCAGAGTTCTCCTTCTTCCTGGCCGTTCCGACCATGTTCGCCGCCACCTGTAAAAAGCTGTACGACTTCCATGAACTGGGCTTCGAGTTTACCGGCGATTACCTGCTGCTGCTGCTCATAGGCAACGTAGTTGGATTCGTGGTAGCCATCCTGGCAATAAAATCCTTTATTTCTTATCTTACACGGCATGGCTTTAAATTATTCGGGTATTACCGGATTGCCGTAGGCCTCCTGATCCTTGGGCTTTACCTTGCAGGAGTTGACCTGCAGATCGTCTGA
- a CDS encoding DUF3098 domain-containing protein, whose protein sequence is MSKKTTPPAESQTTGLLFNRKNYRLMLIGLAVTILGFALMYGKTDIYDFRKTVLAPIVVLAGFAVQFFAILKK, encoded by the coding sequence ATGAGCAAAAAAACTACACCTCCTGCAGAGAGCCAAACCACCGGCCTCCTGTTTAACAGGAAGAACTACCGGCTGATGCTGATAGGTTTGGCCGTAACCATTCTTGGTTTCGCCCTGATGTATGGCAAAACAGATATTTACGACTTCCGGAAAACAGTGCTGGCGCCGATTGTCGTGCTGGCCGGTTTCGCTGTTCAATTCTTTGCCATTCTTAAAAAGTAG
- a CDS encoding cell division protein FtsX — protein sequence MMQEQVESRPGSRKKKGLSVSTVISISLVLLMVGVLGMIILAGKNLSNYVKENIYLSVIFQKTAAEKQVLQLQKEIAELPGVRATEYISKEKAAESLQKELGEDFMTFLGYNPLPASMDVHVEAEYAATDSIAGLEKQIREEKLVEDVVYQKSLVESVNSNIRTISLVLLGVCALLAIIAIALINNTIRLAIYSQRFIIKSMQLVGATKNFIKRPFLWLGILHGLIGALVAIGLLVALVYFAEQQLPELKAVLNYRELGTVFIIMFICGIIISLISTYFAVSKYLRKRMPQLYH from the coding sequence ATGATGCAGGAACAAGTTGAAAGTCGGCCGGGAAGCAGAAAAAAGAAGGGGCTCTCCGTTTCTACCGTGATTAGTATATCACTGGTGCTGTTAATGGTAGGCGTACTGGGAATGATCATCCTGGCTGGAAAAAACCTTTCCAATTACGTGAAGGAGAATATTTACCTCTCCGTGATCTTCCAGAAAACCGCCGCGGAAAAGCAGGTGCTTCAGCTTCAGAAAGAAATTGCAGAACTTCCCGGCGTAAGAGCAACCGAATACATCAGCAAGGAAAAAGCAGCCGAAAGCCTCCAGAAGGAATTAGGCGAGGACTTTATGACTTTTTTGGGCTATAATCCCCTCCCCGCTTCCATGGACGTGCATGTTGAAGCAGAATACGCCGCCACCGACAGCATCGCCGGGCTGGAAAAACAGATCCGCGAAGAGAAGCTGGTCGAAGACGTTGTTTACCAGAAATCCCTCGTTGAAAGCGTGAATTCAAATATTCGTACTATTTCCCTGGTACTGCTGGGTGTTTGCGCCCTGCTGGCCATTATCGCTATCGCATTAATCAACAATACAATTCGCCTGGCCATTTATTCGCAGCGCTTTATTATTAAAAGCATGCAGCTGGTAGGAGCTACGAAAAACTTTATCAAACGGCCCTTCCTCTGGCTGGGTATATTGCACGGTTTGATCGGCGCGCTGGTGGCAATAGGCCTACTGGTAGCGCTGGTCTATTTCGCGGAACAACAGCTGCCTGAATTGAAAGCTGTCCTGAATTACCGTGAACTGGGAACGGTATTTATTATAATGTTTATTTGCGGCATTATCATTTCCCTGATCAGCACTTATTTCGCGGTCAGCAAGTACCTGAGGAAACGCATGCCCCAACTCTATCATTAA